The sequence AAATCATCCTCAATGGCGTTTAAGTTTACAAACCCATAAATTTTTTGGCGTCAGATAACATAAATTATGAATTATGAATTATGAGTTATGAATAAAAAATGATCTTATCCAAACTAAAATCAAGTTTAATCGTCTCCTGCCAAGCGCCCTCCGACTCACCGTTATATCAACCCGAAATAATCGCGCTGATGGCAAAAACTGCGGTATATCGTGGCGCTAAAGGAGTAAGAATTGATAGCCCTAGTCATATCCAAGCGGTGCGTCAACTATTGCCAGATACCCCCATTATTGGCTTATGGAAACAAACCAATCTCAATTCCTCTGTTTATATTACCCCTCGTTTTGCCGATGCGGTGGCGGTGAGTGAAGCTGGGGCGGATATTATCGCCATTGATGCTACTAATCGCAGTCGCCCTGAGGGGGAAGATTTGGGCGAGATAATCAGTAAAATTAAAACTCAGTTAGGTAAGTTAGTGATGGCTGATGTGGATACCCTCCATAATGCCTTCCAAGCCGTGGCGAAGGGCGCTGATTTTGTGGGTACAACCCTTTATGGTTACACTGAGGAAACCCGACATCTTACTCCCCCTAATTTTGATTTGGTGGCGCAGTTGAAGGCTAAACTTGATTGCCCCGTTATTTGTGAAGGTGGTATTAAAACCCCCCAACAAGCACAAATGGCTATGGTGGAGGGCGCTTTTGCGGTGGTAGTCGGCACTGCTATTACAGGGATTGACTTACAAACTCAGGCTTATGTTAATTTCCTCAAGTGAAGGGCAATGGGCAATGGGCAAAGGTTTTCAAAGGGCAAAAGAAAATTTAGAATTTAGAAAATAATTAGGGTCTGCTGAATAAATCAAAACCCTTGTTAAATAAAGGTTTAAAGTCTATTCTACATAACAAAAAGTGTCATAAATTGACTTTTTTCTCTAAAAAATCTGTATTTATGGTATCCGAATCAAAAATAATTGATACACAACAGCAATTTACAGCGCATTTCAAATGAATAAACCACGTTTTTTGTGTCTCGCAAAGGCGCAAAGACGCAAAGATAGTATTTGTAATAATCCAAAGTGTGGTTTAAGGAAATGAAAACTGCTGTATAGAAAATAATTATTATGGCAAAATCTTTGATATATAAGCATTCTAACCATTGCCCTTTGCCCTTCACCTCACGATTGCACTTTTTCAGCGCCCCCTAGTTAAAAATTATATTTGAGGTTGAAATGTAAACCATCATCTTGAATATTACCACCACGATCATCCAGATTAACGAGGGGGGGCGCATAATCAAGTCTCATGTCAATTTGTTTCGTGGGTTGCCAAATTAAGCCTAAACCCAAAGAAGTTAAGAAAGTTTGCGAAGGTGAAAAATTGGGATTTTTGTCCACATTCCAAGCTGATCCCATATCGAAGAAGGGCGCTAGTTGAAAAACTGGTCTTTCATCGGCATCTCGACTCAAAGTGATCCGATCTTCCACAGAAAAACGAAAACCATTATCCCCCGAACGAGCATTTTGACGATAACCTCTCAGGGATTGACCACCACCGATGGCAAACTGCTCGGAAGGCAAAAGGGGATCGCCAGTGAGTTGTAAATCTGCTTGTATGATTAATAAATGATTTTCTCCCAGCGCCTGTACCCGTTGCACTTGTCCTAACCATGAGAAAAAATAGCCATCGGGCGCATTTTCTTGGGTAGCATTGGTGACATCAAACAAACCAACTCCTAAATTAAACTGAGAACGAAAAGCCCAAGCTCCATTACTATCTCTGAGGGTGTAATCTTGTCCGAAATTAATTACATTGGTTTTAGAAATACCATTGGCATCGGGTCCAATACCGAAGGGAGTAGGACCTTGAAATGTGAAAGTTTGCCCCGTGCGATAAGTCATGCCTAGGGATAAAGCAAATTCTTGTCGGGGATTACGGATAAGAGGTTGACGGTAATTAATTTGATAAAATTGGCTTTCACCACGGATGTCGAGAGGTGCAAAAATGCCCTCGACTACCTTATTTTCTTGAAACACTGCCCCTAAATTTACTGTACCATTCATAGCGTTGACAGGCACAGAATAATTAACACTATAATCATAAGTTCCTGCTGAACCTTCAATGCGAGGGCTGTAACTAACGGCAAAACTATCCCCTAAGCCGAAAACGTTACCATGACCTAAACTGAGATTAACACGAGTAGCGCCCACACTGGGAGGGGAATAATTATCAATACCAAAAGAACCAAATACGGGATTAGCTTCGGTTACTTTCACGGCTAAGATACTTTGCCTTTCACTGTCACCACTTCTGATGGTTGCTTCAATATTTTCGAGCAAG comes from Cyanobacterium sp. T60_A2020_053 and encodes:
- a CDS encoding N-acetylmannosamine-6-phosphate 2-epimerase, translated to MILSKLKSSLIVSCQAPSDSPLYQPEIIALMAKTAVYRGAKGVRIDSPSHIQAVRQLLPDTPIIGLWKQTNLNSSVYITPRFADAVAVSEAGADIIAIDATNRSRPEGEDLGEIISKIKTQLGKLVMADVDTLHNAFQAVAKGADFVGTTLYGYTEETRHLTPPNFDLVAQLKAKLDCPVICEGGIKTPQQAQMAMVEGAFAVVVGTAITGIDLQTQAYVNFLK
- a CDS encoding ShlB/FhaC/HecB family hemolysin secretion/activation protein; amino-acid sequence: MVPLLIVNNLIFNDFSLAVDNKINDPKLNLNNLDLITQNTSALPLANTIEVKGNTIFQSEINNIIEPLQNKDITSDQLNEVTEAITSLYLNRGYLTSRAFVETVGEDKKALIIVAEGEIQKVEIEGANRLEKYILDRIALGAKTPFNSGKLEDQLRLLKNDPLLENIEATIRSGDSERQSILAVKVTEANPVFGSFGIDNYSPPSVGATRVNLSLGHGNVFGLGDSFAVSYSPRIEGSAGTYDYSVNYSVPVNAMNGTVNLGAVFQENKVVEGIFAPLDIRGESQFYQINYRQPLIRNPRQEFALSLGMTYRTGQTFTFQGPTPFGIGPDANGISKTNVINFGQDYTLRDSNGAWAFRSQFNLGVGLFDVTNATQENAPDGYFFSWLGQVQRVQALGENHLLIIQADLQLTGDPLLPSEQFAIGGGQSLRGYRQNARSGDNGFRFSVEDRITLSRDADERPVFQLAPFFDMGSAWNVDKNPNFSPSQTFLTSLGLGLIWQPTKQIDMRLDYAPPLVNLDDRGGNIQDDGLHFNLKYNF